One segment of Salvelinus alpinus chromosome 1, SLU_Salpinus.1, whole genome shotgun sequence DNA contains the following:
- the LOC139534590 gene encoding nuclear pore glycoprotein p62-like isoform X2: MSGGFNFGQVSGTGFSFGAPKTATAPATGFGMPSAAAPGGGFSFGTPSTPQAPVAAPQSSGLFAMPTQGSTNPTGGFSFGTPAQSSTPAGGGFSFGTPIAKLNLGTPAASQPAPTGLTMGMATPSPGTGFGLGGGLATQTTAAPAGGGFSFGTAGGLGAPVAQTQPQTQPAAAGGLSLGTPAEATQIMGGGFSFGAAKVQATTAPAPTVTAGGGFSFGNSTPASLSLGTQPTSLTLNSVASTAVPTTTQVGGFAFGVKPSATPAPGATTPATQASLGSSLFAVPASTAAPATAAITGFLGAAPTSAAPAATSTAGSTLGFMLKPLGAVTATTTAPVGPAAPTTTTGFSLAMKPAGAIGIGVTAPITGVATTIATVTASAPPVMSYIQLEGLINKWSLELEDQERHFLQQATQVNAWDRTLVENGEKITSLHREMEKVKLDQRRLDQELDFILSQQKELEDLLSPLEESVKEQSGTIYMQNADEERERTYKLAENVDAQLKRMSQDLKEIIEHLNTSSGPADNSDPLQQICKILNAHMDSLQWIDQNSVLLQRRVEDVSKLCDNRRKEQEKTFRITFH, from the exons ATGAGTGGAGGATTCAACTTTGGACAAGTGTCCGGTACTGGATTCAGCTTTGGAGCTCCCAAAACCGCAACTGCCCCAGCTACAGGCTTCGGGATGCCAAGTGCTGCAGCTCCAGGTGGTGGCTTCTCTTTCGGAACCCCCAGCACTCCCCAGGCCCCAGTAGCTGCCCCCCAGAGCTCTGGGCTCTTTGCTATGCCCACCCAGGGTAGCACAAACCCAACTGGAGGGTTCAGCTTTGGGACCCCTGCACAGAGCAGTACTCCTGCAGGAGGAGGCTTCTCTTTTGG GACTCCCATTGCTAAACTCAATCTGGGTACGCCAGCCGCCTCTCAACCTGCACCGACTGGGCTAACTATGGGGATGGCGACCCCCTCCCCTGGGACAGGCTTTGGACTTGGTGGGGGTCTCGCCACACAAACCACTGCTGCCCCTGCAGGAGGGGGGTTCAGCTTTGGGACTGCAGGGGGGCTTGGAGCCCCTGTTGCCCAAACTCAGCCCCAGACCCAACCTGCTGCAGCTGGTGGACTCTCTTTAGGAACTCCTGCTGAAGCCACCCAAATTATGGGAGGTGGGTTTAGTTTTGGTGCAGCCAAGGTCCAGGCCACCACAGCCCCAGCCCCTACTGTAACCGCAGGAGGGGGCTTCTCATTTGGAAACAGCACACCTGCCAGCCTCTCCCTGGGGACCCAGCCCACAA GTCTGACTCTGAACTCTGTGGCCTCAACAGCTGTACCAACCACAACCCAGGTTGGAGGATTCGCTTTTGGCGTCAAACCTTCTG CTACTCCAGCCCCGGGTGCAACTACCCCGGCTACCCAGGCCTCATTAGGTTCTTCTCTTTTTGCTGTACCAGCATCAACAGCAGCTCCTGCTACAGCAGCAATCACAGGATTTT TGGGCGCTGCCCCTACCTCCGCTGCCCCGGCTGCCACCTCAACAGCGGGAAGTACCCTGGGCTTCATGCTCAAACCCCTGGGAGCAGTCACTGCCACAACTACTGCCCCAGTTGGACCAG CTGCCCCTACCACAACCACAGGTTTCTCACTGGCTATGAAACCTGCGGGCGCCATTGGCATTGGTGTAACGGCCCCCATCACTGGCGTAGCCACAACCATTGCTACTGTTACAGCAAG TGCTCCTCCAGTGATGTCATATATCCAACTAGAGGGTCTCATTAACAAGTGGAGTCTTGAGCTGGAGGACCAGGAGAGGCATTTCTTACAGCAAGCCACCCAGGTCAACGCCTGGGACCGCACGCTGGTGGAGAACGGAGAGAAG ATCACATCACTGCACAGGGAAATGGAGAAAGTGAAATTGGACCAAAGAAG GCTGGACCAGGAACTGGACTTCATCCTGTCACAACAGAAGGAGCTGGAGGACCTGCTGTCCCCACTGGAGGAGTCTGTCAAAGAACAGAGTGGAACCATCTACATGCAGAACGCAGACGAGGAACGCGAGAGGAC GTACAAGCTTGCAGAGAACGTGGACGCCCAGCTGAAGAGGATGTCCCAAGATCTAAAGGAGATCATTGAACACCTGAATACATCCAGCGGGCCAGCTGATAACAGTGACCCG cTTCAGCAGATCTGTAAAATTCTCAATGCCCACATGGACTCTCTTCAATGGATTGACCAGAACTCGG TGCTTCTACAGAGAAGGGTGGAGGATGTGTCCAAACTCTGCGACAACCGACGCAAAGAGCAGGAGAAGACTTTTCGCATAACATTTCATTGA
- the LOC139534590 gene encoding nuclear pore glycoprotein p62-like isoform X1 has protein sequence MSGGFNFGQVSGTGFSFGAPKTATAPATGFGMPSAAAPGGGFSFGTPSTPQAPVAAPQSSGLFAMPTQGSTNPTGGFSFGTPAQSSTPAGGGFSFGTPIAKLNLGTPAASQPAPTGLTMGMATPSPGTGFGLGGGLATQTTAAPAGGGFSFGTAGGLGAPVAQTQPQTQPAAAGGLSLGTPAEATQIMGGGFSFGAAKVQATTAPAPTVTAGGGFSFGNSTPASLSLGTQPTSLTLNSVASTAVPTTTQVGGFAFGVKPSATPAPGATTPATQASLGSSLFAVPASTAAPATAAITGFLGAAPTSAAPAATSTAGSTLGFMLKPLGAVTATTTAPVGPVFVLAAPTTTTGFSLAMKPAGAIGIGVTAPITGVATTIATVTASAPPVMSYIQLEGLINKWSLELEDQERHFLQQATQVNAWDRTLVENGEKITSLHREMEKVKLDQRRLDQELDFILSQQKELEDLLSPLEESVKEQSGTIYMQNADEERERTYKLAENVDAQLKRMSQDLKEIIEHLNTSSGPADNSDPLQQICKILNAHMDSLQWIDQNSVLLQRRVEDVSKLCDNRRKEQEKTFRITFH, from the exons ATGAGTGGAGGATTCAACTTTGGACAAGTGTCCGGTACTGGATTCAGCTTTGGAGCTCCCAAAACCGCAACTGCCCCAGCTACAGGCTTCGGGATGCCAAGTGCTGCAGCTCCAGGTGGTGGCTTCTCTTTCGGAACCCCCAGCACTCCCCAGGCCCCAGTAGCTGCCCCCCAGAGCTCTGGGCTCTTTGCTATGCCCACCCAGGGTAGCACAAACCCAACTGGAGGGTTCAGCTTTGGGACCCCTGCACAGAGCAGTACTCCTGCAGGAGGAGGCTTCTCTTTTGG GACTCCCATTGCTAAACTCAATCTGGGTACGCCAGCCGCCTCTCAACCTGCACCGACTGGGCTAACTATGGGGATGGCGACCCCCTCCCCTGGGACAGGCTTTGGACTTGGTGGGGGTCTCGCCACACAAACCACTGCTGCCCCTGCAGGAGGGGGGTTCAGCTTTGGGACTGCAGGGGGGCTTGGAGCCCCTGTTGCCCAAACTCAGCCCCAGACCCAACCTGCTGCAGCTGGTGGACTCTCTTTAGGAACTCCTGCTGAAGCCACCCAAATTATGGGAGGTGGGTTTAGTTTTGGTGCAGCCAAGGTCCAGGCCACCACAGCCCCAGCCCCTACTGTAACCGCAGGAGGGGGCTTCTCATTTGGAAACAGCACACCTGCCAGCCTCTCCCTGGGGACCCAGCCCACAA GTCTGACTCTGAACTCTGTGGCCTCAACAGCTGTACCAACCACAACCCAGGTTGGAGGATTCGCTTTTGGCGTCAAACCTTCTG CTACTCCAGCCCCGGGTGCAACTACCCCGGCTACCCAGGCCTCATTAGGTTCTTCTCTTTTTGCTGTACCAGCATCAACAGCAGCTCCTGCTACAGCAGCAATCACAGGATTTT TGGGCGCTGCCCCTACCTCCGCTGCCCCGGCTGCCACCTCAACAGCGGGAAGTACCCTGGGCTTCATGCTCAAACCCCTGGGAGCAGTCACTGCCACAACTACTGCCCCAGTTGGACCAG tgtttgttttaGCTGCCCCTACCACAACCACAGGTTTCTCACTGGCTATGAAACCTGCGGGCGCCATTGGCATTGGTGTAACGGCCCCCATCACTGGCGTAGCCACAACCATTGCTACTGTTACAGCAAG TGCTCCTCCAGTGATGTCATATATCCAACTAGAGGGTCTCATTAACAAGTGGAGTCTTGAGCTGGAGGACCAGGAGAGGCATTTCTTACAGCAAGCCACCCAGGTCAACGCCTGGGACCGCACGCTGGTGGAGAACGGAGAGAAG ATCACATCACTGCACAGGGAAATGGAGAAAGTGAAATTGGACCAAAGAAG GCTGGACCAGGAACTGGACTTCATCCTGTCACAACAGAAGGAGCTGGAGGACCTGCTGTCCCCACTGGAGGAGTCTGTCAAAGAACAGAGTGGAACCATCTACATGCAGAACGCAGACGAGGAACGCGAGAGGAC GTACAAGCTTGCAGAGAACGTGGACGCCCAGCTGAAGAGGATGTCCCAAGATCTAAAGGAGATCATTGAACACCTGAATACATCCAGCGGGCCAGCTGATAACAGTGACCCG cTTCAGCAGATCTGTAAAATTCTCAATGCCCACATGGACTCTCTTCAATGGATTGACCAGAACTCGG TGCTTCTACAGAGAAGGGTGGAGGATGTGTCCAAACTCTGCGACAACCGACGCAAAGAGCAGGAGAAGACTTTTCGCATAACATTTCATTGA
- the rraga gene encoding ras-related GTP-binding protein A, with translation MSSTAMKKKVLLMGKSGSGKTSMRSIIFANYIARDTRRLGATIDVEHSHVRFLGNLVLNLWDCGGQDTFMENYFTSQRDNIFRNVEVLIYVFDVESRELEKDMHYYQSCLEAILQNSPDAKVFCLVHKMDLVQEDQRDLIFKEREEDLRRLSRPLACTCFRTSIWDETLYKAWSSIVYQLIPNVQQLETNLRNFAQIIEADEVLLFERATFLVISHYQCKEQRDAHRFEKISNIIKQFKLSCSKLAASFQSMEVRNSNFAAFIDVFTSNTYVMVIMSDPSIPSAATLINIRNARKHFEKLERLDGPKHSLTMRMR, from the exons GTGTTGCTGATGGGCAAGAGTGGGTCTGGGAAGACGAGCATGAGATCGATCATCTTTGCCAACTACATAGCCCGAGACACACGCCGCCTTGGAGCCACGA TTGATGTGGAGCACTCCCATGTGCGATTCCTTGGCAATCTGGTTTTGAACTTGTGGGACTGTGGAGG ACAAGACACTTTCATGGAGAACTACTTCACCAGCCAGAGAGACAACATATTCAGGAACGTGGAGGTGCTGATCTATGTGTTCGATGTGGAGAGCCGTGAGCTGGAGAAGGACATGCATTACTACCAGTCCTGTCTGGAGGCGATCCTCCAGAACTCCCCCGACGCCAAGGTCTTCTGCCTGGTGCACAAAATGGATCTGGTTCAGGAGGACCAGAGAGACCTG atctTTAAGGAGCGTGAAGAGGACCTGAGGCGTCTGTCCAGGCCATTGGCTTGCACCTGCTTCAGAACATCAATCTGGGATGAAACACTGTACAAG GCATGGTCCAGTATTGTTTACCAGCTGATCCCCAATGTACAGCAGCTGGAGACAAACCTGCGTAACTTTGCCCAGATCATTGAGGCAGACGAAGTGCTTCTGTTTGAGAGAGCCACTTTTCTG GTAATCTCTCACTACCAGTGCAAAGAGCAGCGTGATGCTCACCGCTTTGAGAAGATCAGCAACATCATCAAACAGTTCAAGCTCAGTTGTAG TAAACTGGCAGCCTCcttccagagcatggaggtgagGAACTCCAACTTTGCGGCCTTCATTGATGTCTTCACCTCTAATACATATGTTATGGTGATCATGTCGGACCCCTCCATAC CCTCTGCAGCCACACTCATTAACATCCGCAACGCCAGGAAACACTTTGAGAAGCTGGAGCGTCTGGATGGACCAAAGCACAGCCTGACCATGCGTATGCGCTAA